A region of Saccharococcus thermophilus DNA encodes the following proteins:
- the nagA gene encoding N-acetylglucosamine-6-phosphate deacetylase: MKRWLLKNAAIYAETGKIEQGYVLTEGNKVIEVGPMSSCPASSEAEVIELAPSFSVVPGFIDVHIHGASGADVMDGTDEALRTMAKTLPKEGTTSFLATTMTAPIEQIERALQNVAQYIDSGNPPGEAEVLGIHLEGPFISPKRAGAQHPKNIIEPNIELFQKWQNIANGHIRLVTLAPEEKNGLALTAYLKEHGVVASIGHSDAVYKQVKAAIDAGVTHATHLFNGMRGIHHREPGVAGAVLMHEEVICELIADGIHVAPEMVRFAYRNKGSAGLILITDAMRAKCLGEGIYELGGQEVTVEGEKATLRDGTLAGSILKLGDAVKNTMAYTGCTLEDIIRMASWNPAKQLGVSDQKGSIRVGKDADLVVLDEQYHVVMTICRGQLAYAK, encoded by the coding sequence GTGAAACGATGGTTGCTAAAAAACGCGGCTATATATGCAGAAACAGGGAAAATAGAGCAAGGATATGTACTGACAGAAGGGAACAAAGTGATCGAAGTAGGGCCGATGTCCTCATGCCCAGCTTCTAGTGAAGCGGAGGTGATAGAGCTTGCCCCAAGCTTCTCCGTTGTGCCAGGATTTATTGATGTCCATATCCATGGCGCATCTGGAGCTGATGTAATGGATGGGACAGATGAAGCGTTGCGCACAATGGCAAAAACATTGCCAAAGGAAGGCACAACCAGTTTTTTAGCGACGACGATGACCGCGCCTATCGAGCAGATTGAACGTGCTTTGCAAAATGTTGCGCAATATATAGATAGCGGCAATCCGCCTGGAGAAGCGGAGGTGCTTGGGATTCATTTAGAAGGTCCGTTTATTTCGCCGAAACGCGCGGGGGCGCAACATCCTAAAAATATTATCGAACCGAATATCGAACTATTTCAAAAATGGCAGAACATCGCGAATGGACATATTCGTCTTGTCACGCTGGCGCCGGAAGAAAAGAATGGCTTGGCGCTCACCGCTTACTTAAAAGAACATGGTGTTGTTGCTTCGATCGGCCATTCCGATGCGGTTTACAAACAAGTAAAAGCGGCGATTGACGCAGGGGTGACGCATGCGACCCATCTATTTAACGGCATGCGCGGCATCCACCACCGCGAGCCGGGAGTCGCCGGAGCGGTGCTGATGCACGAGGAAGTAATATGTGAGCTGATTGCCGACGGCATTCATGTGGCGCCGGAAATGGTTCGCTTTGCCTACCGGAATAAAGGAAGCGCTGGGCTTATATTAATTACCGACGCAATGCGCGCCAAATGCCTTGGGGAGGGAATCTATGAGCTCGGCGGCCAGGAAGTGACGGTGGAAGGGGAAAAAGCAACATTGCGTGACGGTACGTTGGCGGGAAGCATTTTAAAATTAGGCGATGCGGTGAAAAACACGATGGCGTATACCGGCTGCACGTTGGAAGATATCATCCGCATGGCGAGCTGGAATCCGGCAAAGCAGTTAGGCGTTTCAGACCAAAAAGGAAGCATCCGTGTTGGGAAAGATGCGGATCTTGTCGTATTAGATGAACAGTATCATGTTGTGATGACGATATGCCGTGGTCAACTTGCCTATGCAAAATAA
- a CDS encoding response regulator transcription factor — MDKEVKILVVDDEERIRRLLKMYLERENYVIDEADNGDDALEKALENDYDVILLDLMLPGRDGIEVCKEIREKKATPIIMLTAKGEESNRVQGFEAGTDDYIVKPFSPREVVLRVKALLRRAANTAYVLTDTSAKDVIVFPHLTIDNDAHRVTADGKEVNLTPKEYELLLFLAKSPDKVFDREQLLKEVWHYEFFGDLRTVDTHIKRLREKLNKVSPTAAKMIVTVWGVGYKFEVVND, encoded by the coding sequence ATGGACAAAGAAGTAAAGATTTTGGTGGTAGACGATGAAGAACGAATTCGCCGCTTGTTGAAAATGTATTTAGAGCGGGAAAATTATGTCATTGATGAGGCAGACAACGGGGACGATGCGCTCGAAAAAGCGCTTGAAAATGACTACGACGTCATTTTGCTTGACTTGATGCTGCCGGGGAGGGACGGCATCGAGGTTTGCAAAGAAATCCGCGAAAAGAAAGCAACCCCGATTATTATGTTGACGGCAAAAGGGGAAGAATCGAACCGTGTTCAAGGATTCGAAGCGGGAACAGACGATTATATCGTAAAGCCGTTTAGCCCGCGCGAGGTCGTATTGCGCGTAAAGGCGCTGTTGCGGCGAGCGGCAAATACTGCGTATGTTCTCACAGATACGTCAGCAAAAGATGTGATTGTGTTCCCGCATTTAACGATTGATAATGATGCCCATCGCGTCACCGCCGATGGAAAAGAAGTGAACTTAACGCCGAAAGAATATGAGCTGCTTTTGTTTTTAGCAAAGTCGCCAGATAAAGTATTTGACCGCGAGCAGCTGTTAAAAGAAGTATGGCATTATGAATTTTTCGGCGATTTGCGCACGGTTGATACCCATATTAAACGATTGCGGGAAAAGTTAAATAAAGTTTCCCCGACTGCGGCAAAAATGATTGTCACCGTGTGGGGAGTCGGTTATAAATTTGAGGTAGTGAATGACTAA
- the rluB gene encoding 23S rRNA pseudouridine(2605) synthase RluB — protein MERLQKVIAHAGIASRRKAEQLIRQGKVKVNGKVVTELGVKVGPQDKVEVDGIPVEREEPVYYLLYKPRGVISSVKDDKGRKVVTDFFKELDKRIYPIGRLDYDTSGLLLLTNDGDFANLLMHPRYEIEKVYIAKVKGIPTREQLKQLEKGIMLEDGMTAPAKVKMLSLNKQKQTAIIEIHIHEGRNRQVRRMFEAIGCKVMKLKRERYAFLDLKGLNPGEYRELTPHEVKRLRALALSGGGK, from the coding sequence ATGGAACGATTGCAAAAAGTGATTGCCCATGCGGGAATCGCGTCAAGGCGAAAAGCGGAACAGCTTATTCGGCAAGGAAAAGTAAAAGTAAACGGCAAAGTCGTTACCGAACTTGGCGTTAAAGTAGGCCCGCAAGATAAAGTCGAAGTGGATGGCATACCGGTTGAACGGGAGGAGCCGGTATATTACCTTCTTTATAAGCCGCGCGGAGTCATTTCGAGCGTGAAAGACGACAAAGGCCGCAAAGTGGTGACTGATTTTTTTAAAGAGCTTGATAAACGTATTTATCCGATTGGACGTCTCGATTACGATACGTCAGGACTGCTTTTGCTTACGAACGATGGCGATTTTGCCAATCTATTAATGCACCCACGCTATGAAATTGAGAAAGTGTATATTGCAAAAGTGAAAGGCATCCCGACGCGGGAGCAATTAAAACAGCTCGAAAAAGGGATTATGCTGGAAGACGGCATGACGGCGCCGGCAAAAGTAAAAATGCTTTCCCTCAACAAACAAAAGCAGACCGCAATTATTGAAATCCACATTCATGAAGGGCGCAATCGTCAAGTGCGTCGCATGTTTGAAGCGATCGGATGCAAAGTGATGAAATTGAAGCGCGAACGGTATGCGTTTCTTGATTTAAAAGGGCTAAACCCTGGCGAATATCGGGAACTGACGCCGCACGAAGTAAAACGGCTGCGAGCGCTCGCATTATCAGGCGGCGGAAAGTAA
- a CDS encoding cytochrome c biogenesis protein ResB, translating into MEHVKCECGHVNPHGTAFCESCGKPLEEHTEKRLLDMRYEGSARRSQTYNKTIIDKIWAFFSSVKVGVALIVITLIASAIGTIFPQEMYIPPNVSPAEYYENQYGWLGKLYYQLGFNDLYGSWWYMLLIASIGVSLVICSLDRVIPLYRALKRQGVTRHPNFLRRQRLFSVSQVADMDGVLKRVKEKLTERRYHVREENGNILAEKGRFSRWGPYVNHIGLIIFLIGAMLRFVPGMYVDKVMWIREGETKEIPGTHGKYFLKSEKFIFETYQKGKDNEVFNAAIDQVGNGMVAKNYQTNVVLYKRVGPVIAGEEPKLKKIKEYKIRVNEPLEYDHYALYQSDFKQGEPYKMAFQLMDKTSGKTFGTVVINLQNPKASYNLGHGYRVELLSYFPDFYFDEDGNPSTKSKIPNNPAFVFKMFAPDKPKGEVSFVAIRQTIEPFGNNKYKMAFAGLETRNVSGLTVRRDFTLWILGLGGVIFMIGVIQGMYWNHRRIWVQRVNGEVWFAAHTNKNWFGLKNEIRRIIDGTGLTMPVDQADEGKKVEQGGQVDGTAQ; encoded by the coding sequence ATGGAACATGTAAAGTGTGAATGCGGCCATGTTAATCCGCACGGAACCGCTTTTTGCGAATCGTGCGGGAAGCCGCTGGAAGAACATACAGAGAAACGGCTTTTAGATATGCGCTATGAAGGAAGCGCGCGTCGTTCCCAAACGTACAATAAAACAATTATTGATAAAATTTGGGCTTTTTTCTCTTCGGTGAAGGTCGGAGTGGCGCTTATTGTCATTACGCTCATCGCCTCAGCGATCGGAACGATTTTTCCGCAGGAAATGTACATTCCGCCAAATGTAAGTCCGGCGGAATATTACGAGAATCAATACGGCTGGCTAGGAAAGTTATATTATCAGCTTGGATTTAATGATTTGTACGGTTCATGGTGGTATATGCTTTTAATCGCGTCGATCGGCGTATCGCTCGTTATTTGCAGTTTAGACCGCGTCATTCCGCTTTATCGCGCTTTAAAACGGCAAGGGGTTACGCGACATCCTAACTTTTTGCGGCGGCAACGGCTGTTTAGCGTTTCGCAAGTTGCCGATATGGACGGCGTGTTAAAGCGGGTAAAAGAGAAATTGACGGAGCGCCGCTATCATGTTCGCGAAGAAAACGGCAATATTTTAGCGGAAAAAGGCCGTTTTTCCCGCTGGGGTCCATATGTCAATCATATCGGATTGATTATTTTTTTAATCGGGGCGATGCTTCGCTTTGTTCCGGGCATGTATGTCGATAAAGTGATGTGGATTCGTGAAGGGGAAACGAAAGAAATTCCGGGAACCCATGGGAAATATTTTTTAAAGAGCGAAAAATTTATTTTTGAAACATATCAAAAAGGAAAAGATAATGAAGTGTTCAACGCGGCCATCGACCAAGTCGGCAACGGCATGGTGGCGAAAAACTACCAGACGAACGTCGTTCTTTACAAACGCGTCGGTCCGGTAATTGCCGGCGAAGAGCCGAAGTTGAAAAAAATCAAAGAGTATAAGATTCGTGTCAACGAACCATTAGAATATGACCATTACGCGTTGTATCAATCCGATTTTAAACAAGGCGAGCCGTATAAAATGGCGTTTCAATTAATGGATAAAACATCGGGGAAAACCTTTGGCACGGTCGTTATTAATTTGCAAAATCCGAAAGCTTCCTATAACCTTGGGCACGGTTATCGCGTCGAACTATTAAGCTATTTTCCTGATTTTTATTTCGATGAAGACGGAAATCCATCAACAAAATCGAAAATCCCGAATAACCCGGCGTTTGTGTTTAAAATGTTTGCGCCGGACAAGCCAAAAGGGGAAGTCAGCTTTGTGGCGATTCGCCAGACGATCGAACCGTTTGGAAACAACAAGTATAAGATGGCGTTTGCCGGATTGGAAACGCGAAACGTATCCGGTCTTACCGTGCGACGTGATTTTACGCTTTGGATTTTAGGACTGGGCGGCGTGATTTTCATGATTGGGGTCATTCAAGGCATGTATTGGAATCATCGCCGCATATGGGTGCAACGTGTCAATGGTGAAGTATGGTTCGCCGCGCATACGAATAAAAACTGGTTTGGCTTGAAAAATGAAATTCGTCGCATCATTGACGGAACTGGGTTAACGATGCCAGTCGATCAAGCGGACGAGGGGAAAAAGGTCGAACAAGGAGGACAAGTGGATGGTACAGCTCAGTAG
- the phnF gene encoding phosphonate metabolism transcriptional regulator PhnF, which produces MINKNSPLPIYYQLEQGIKEMIEKGQLKPGEMIPSERELAETYDISRMTVRQAINNLVNDGYLVRKRGKGTFVAAMKIEQPLKGLTSFSEDMRVRGMEPGTTLLDFHIVPASPSLAQLLDVRKGADLYEIRRVRLADGLPMALETLYIPCALVPDLTREVVSGSVYEFIENELGLSIQSGIQVIEASVARKMESELLQIKEGAPVLVMQRRSYLNDGRPLEIVKSVYRGDRYKFTIEMERSK; this is translated from the coding sequence ATGATTAACAAAAACTCGCCGCTCCCGATCTACTACCAGCTGGAACAAGGAATTAAAGAAATGATCGAAAAAGGACAGCTCAAGCCGGGAGAAATGATTCCATCCGAGCGCGAGCTGGCGGAAACGTACGATATCAGCCGCATGACCGTTCGCCAGGCAATCAATAACTTAGTCAATGACGGATATTTAGTCAGAAAGCGGGGCAAAGGCACGTTCGTCGCCGCGATGAAAATCGAACAGCCGCTGAAAGGATTGACGAGCTTTTCCGAAGATATGCGCGTGCGCGGCATGGAACCGGGAACAACCTTGCTAGATTTCCATATCGTTCCTGCCAGCCCGTCGCTAGCGCAGCTGCTCGACGTCCGCAAAGGGGCGGATCTTTATGAAATTCGCCGCGTCCGCCTTGCCGATGGGCTGCCGATGGCGCTCGAAACATTATACATTCCATGCGCGCTTGTTCCTGATTTAACCCGCGAAGTGGTAAGCGGTTCTGTTTATGAATTTATTGAAAATGAATTAGGATTGTCGATTCAGTCCGGCATTCAAGTCATCGAAGCGTCCGTCGCCCGCAAAATGGAGTCCGAGCTGCTGCAAATCAAAGAAGGCGCTCCGGTGCTAGTGATGCAGCGGCGCAGTTATTTAAATGACGGCCGACCGTTAGAAATCGTCAAATCGGTTTACCGTGGTGACCGCTACAAATTCACGATTGAGATGGAACGCTCCAAATAA
- the nagB gene encoding glucosamine-6-phosphate deaminase: protein MKLIEVANYEEMSQKAADIIISQVKKKPDSVLGLATGSTMLGTYQQLVQDHQQNGTSYRNVRTVNLDEYIGLSLDHPNSYRYYMNQHLFFHIDIPLSQTYIPNGASDDVEAECKRYEQLIENLGGIDLQILGIGRNGHIGFNEPGTSFSAPTHVVELAPSTRQANARFFPSLEDVPRQAITMGIATIMKSRHIVLLASGTAKAPIMVKLFEGTVTADVPASVLHTHPNVTVIADEEALSLVANERRKVYAR from the coding sequence ATGAAATTAATCGAAGTGGCAAACTATGAAGAGATGAGCCAAAAAGCGGCTGACATCATTATTTCCCAAGTAAAGAAAAAACCTGATTCCGTTCTTGGCCTTGCTACGGGGTCGACAATGCTCGGCACCTATCAACAATTAGTCCAAGACCATCAACAAAACGGAACATCGTACCGAAACGTTCGGACGGTCAATTTAGACGAATATATTGGTTTGTCGCTCGATCACCCGAACAGCTATCGTTACTATATGAATCAACATTTATTTTTCCATATTGACATTCCGCTTTCGCAAACGTATATTCCAAATGGAGCGAGCGATGATGTGGAAGCGGAATGCAAGCGTTATGAACAGCTAATTGAAAACCTAGGAGGAATTGACTTACAGATTTTAGGGATTGGAAGAAACGGGCATATCGGTTTTAACGAGCCAGGGACATCATTTTCGGCCCCGACGCATGTCGTTGAGTTGGCTCCTTCGACACGGCAAGCGAACGCCCGCTTTTTCCCATCTTTAGAGGATGTACCGCGCCAGGCGATCACAATGGGAATCGCGACGATTATGAAAAGCCGCCATATAGTGCTATTAGCGTCGGGAACGGCGAAGGCGCCAATTATGGTGAAGTTGTTCGAAGGAACTGTGACTGCAGATGTGCCGGCATCGGTGCTTCATACCCATCCAAACGTAACCGTCATCGCCGATGAGGAGGCATTGTCGCTTGTTGCCAATGAACGACGAAAGGTGTATGCGCGATGA
- the nagE gene encoding N-acetylglucosamine-specific PTS transporter subunit IIBC, with protein sequence MLGFLQRLGKALMLPIAVLPAAGLLLRLGQPDLFNIPFIAATGNAVFANLPLIFAIGVAVGFAKDGNGAAALAGAIGYYVLTQGATAIDKHINMSVLGGIISGVIAGLLYNRYHNIKLPDWLGFFGGRRFVPIVTSFVMLILALIFGYVWPPIQDMINAIGKWIVGAGAIGAGIFGLLNRLLIPLGLHHVLNNFVWFVFGEYNGKTGDLSRFFAGDPNAGIFMAGFFPIMMFGLPAAAIAMIAAAKKERRKEVAGALLGVALTSFLTGITEPIEFLFMFLSPLLYVVHAVLTGLSLAIATALGVHHGFTFSAGAIDFFLNYGIAKKPYLLIVQGIIYAIIYFVVFYFLIVKLDLKTPGREEIAGEFTESGAAKTGGSYNDVAVKYMEALGGKDNLIQIDNCVTRLRLKVNDISKVNEEELKRLGAKGVIRLNQTDVQVVVGTDVEFVANELRKL encoded by the coding sequence ATGTTAGGATTTTTACAGAGGCTCGGAAAAGCGTTAATGTTGCCGATTGCCGTCCTGCCGGCAGCGGGGTTATTGCTTCGTTTAGGACAGCCAGATTTATTCAATATTCCATTTATCGCCGCGACGGGGAATGCTGTTTTTGCGAACTTGCCTCTCATTTTTGCGATTGGGGTTGCCGTCGGGTTCGCGAAAGATGGAAACGGCGCGGCGGCGCTGGCCGGGGCGATTGGCTACTATGTGTTAACCCAAGGGGCCACTGCCATTGATAAACATATTAATATGTCCGTGCTAGGCGGAATCATTTCGGGTGTCATTGCTGGGTTGCTGTATAACCGCTATCATAATATCAAACTGCCGGATTGGCTTGGATTTTTCGGAGGCAGACGGTTTGTCCCGATTGTGACCTCGTTTGTCATGCTTATATTGGCACTTATCTTTGGATATGTATGGCCGCCGATCCAAGATATGATTAACGCAATCGGCAAATGGATTGTCGGTGCCGGGGCGATTGGAGCTGGTATTTTTGGTTTGTTAAACCGCTTGTTAATTCCGCTTGGGTTGCACCATGTACTGAACAACTTTGTCTGGTTTGTTTTTGGCGAGTATAACGGCAAAACAGGGGACTTAAGCCGCTTTTTTGCCGGGGACCCGAATGCCGGCATTTTCATGGCGGGATTTTTCCCGATTATGATGTTTGGCCTTCCAGCCGCGGCTATTGCGATGATTGCGGCTGCGAAAAAAGAGCGGCGGAAAGAAGTGGCAGGGGCGCTTCTTGGCGTGGCGCTGACCTCGTTTTTAACGGGAATTACCGAACCGATTGAGTTTTTGTTTATGTTTTTATCGCCATTGCTTTATGTCGTTCACGCTGTATTAACGGGCCTTTCGTTGGCGATCGCAACAGCGCTCGGCGTCCACCACGGGTTTACGTTTTCGGCCGGTGCGATTGACTTTTTCTTAAACTATGGAATTGCGAAAAAACCGTATCTATTAATCGTGCAAGGAATTATTTATGCCATCATTTATTTCGTTGTGTTCTATTTCTTGATTGTCAAATTAGATTTAAAAACGCCGGGCCGTGAAGAAATCGCAGGAGAGTTTACGGAAAGCGGCGCAGCGAAAACAGGCGGCAGCTATAATGATGTTGCGGTGAAGTATATGGAAGCGCTGGGAGGTAAAGATAACCTCATCCAGATCGACAACTGTGTGACCCGCCTGCGTTTAAAAGTGAATGACATATCCAAAGTCAATGAGGAGGAGCTGAAACGTTTAGGGGCAAAAGGAGTCATCCGCCTCAATCAAACGGATGTGCAGGTCGTTGTCGGCACGGATGTCGAGTTTGTCGCCAACGAGCTGAGAAAGCTATAA
- the ccsB gene encoding c-type cytochrome biogenesis protein CcsB: MVQLSSTLLYIAFILYLIGTFFFGGAIRDKRGKEHTGKDRWSQLGIATTIIGFACQLGYFITRWIAAGHAPVSNLFEFTTFFGMMLVAAFIIIYFIYRISVLGLFALPIALLIIAYASMFPREITPLIPALQSDWLHIHVTTAAAGEAILSISFVAGLIYLIRVVDQTKPSKRTFWLEVVMFCLITTLGFVLVSTSFSLAGYEAKFTWIDKNKQQAEVVYDMPALVGPHEGKLEKESVGRFEPFVYMPAIINAKKLNTVIWSLIGGTVLYVLLRLVLRKRIAAVLQPLVKNVNLDLTDEISYRAVAIGFPVFTLGALIFAMIWAQIAWTRPWGWDPKEVWALITWLFYAAFLHLRLSKGWHGEKSAWLAVIGFAIIMFNLVAVNLVIAGLHSYAGT; encoded by the coding sequence ATGGTACAGCTCAGTAGTACGCTATTATATATCGCGTTTATTCTTTACTTGATCGGGACGTTTTTTTTCGGCGGCGCCATTCGCGATAAAAGAGGAAAAGAGCATACAGGAAAAGACCGCTGGTCGCAGCTTGGGATTGCAACAACGATCATCGGCTTCGCTTGCCAATTAGGTTACTTTATTACGCGGTGGATCGCGGCGGGGCACGCGCCAGTCAGCAATTTATTTGAGTTTACTACCTTTTTCGGAATGATGTTGGTCGCTGCTTTTATCATTATTTATTTCATCTATAGAATAAGTGTTCTCGGTTTATTTGCTTTGCCAATTGCCTTATTGATAATTGCTTACGCTAGCATGTTCCCACGCGAGATTACACCGCTGATTCCTGCATTGCAAAGCGACTGGCTACATATCCATGTTACAACGGCGGCAGCGGGGGAAGCGATATTGTCGATCAGCTTTGTGGCCGGGCTTATTTATTTAATCCGTGTCGTCGACCAAACAAAGCCAAGCAAGCGTACGTTCTGGCTTGAAGTGGTGATGTTCTGTTTAATCACGACGCTTGGCTTTGTGCTTGTATCCACATCATTTAGCCTGGCGGGTTATGAAGCAAAATTTACATGGATTGATAAAAACAAGCAACAGGCGGAAGTCGTTTATGATATGCCTGCATTAGTCGGCCCGCACGAAGGAAAATTGGAAAAAGAAAGCGTCGGCCGTTTCGAGCCTTTTGTTTACATGCCGGCCATTATCAATGCGAAAAAATTAAATACCGTCATTTGGTCGTTGATTGGAGGCACGGTGCTATACGTACTGCTCCGCCTTGTGTTGCGGAAGCGCATTGCCGCTGTGCTGCAGCCGCTCGTGAAAAACGTCAATTTAGATTTAACGGATGAAATCAGCTATCGCGCGGTGGCGATCGGCTTTCCAGTATTCACGCTCGGAGCGCTTATTTTTGCGATGATCTGGGCGCAAATCGCGTGGACACGCCCTTGGGGCTGGGACCCGAAAGAAGTATGGGCATTGATTACGTGGCTGTTTTACGCCGCATTTTTGCATCTTCGTTTATCAAAAGGGTGGCACGGCGAAAAATCGGCATGGCTTGCCGTGATCGGTTTTGCGATCATTATGTTTAATCTCGTAGCGGTAAACTTAGTGATCGCGGGGCTGCATTCTTATGCTGGAACATAA
- a CDS encoding ATP-binding protein: protein MWLFRSVVGKLWFTILLLVSCVLFILTILLLKFFENYYVQEAEKELTRLATKVSEVMYDYEDEKLARSIAWTLVGNTSKAVIIVDSSHYWYSPANDELHDLPVSLIKQDKDLRKVLTEGKRVKKKTYLPNLQTGKSQYSDVIIVGVPLEMADGKRGAVFIYQSLRAIEDTTEQTKKLIFLAAFIAIVLTTFFAFFLSTRVTAPLRKMRQAAFEVARGKFDTKVPILTHDEIGELAMAFNQMGRRLQFNINALNQEKEQLTSILSSMADGVITFNREGEILITNPPAERFLQAWYFEQGNDAETMAPLPPQAKELFVRVVREEKEQSIELTLQGRTWVILMTPLYSKTTVRGAVAVLRDMTEERRLDKLRKDFIANVSHELRTPIAMLQGYSEAIIDDIAATDEEKKEMAKVIYDESLRMGRLVNDLLDLARMEAGHITLNYETVQLAPYIGRIIRKFQGLAKEKQIDLSAECKNEDIKIAIDPDRIEQVLTNLIDNAIRHTDKNGMVKIIAERSGDGVTIHVQDSGSGIPEEDLPFVFERFYKADKARTRGRSGTGLGLAIAKNIVEAHKGTISVHSKLHEGTTFTFYLPNGPHEA from the coding sequence ATGTGGCTGTTTCGCAGCGTCGTCGGGAAATTATGGTTTACGATTCTCTTGCTTGTGTCGTGTGTATTGTTCATTCTAACGATTCTTCTTTTAAAGTTTTTTGAAAACTATTATGTACAGGAAGCAGAAAAAGAGCTAACACGGTTGGCAACGAAAGTATCGGAAGTGATGTATGATTACGAAGATGAAAAACTAGCTCGTTCCATTGCGTGGACGCTTGTCGGCAATACGTCCAAAGCGGTTATTATCGTTGATTCATCGCATTACTGGTATTCGCCGGCAAACGATGAATTGCACGATTTGCCGGTATCCTTAATTAAGCAAGATAAAGACTTGCGAAAAGTATTGACAGAAGGAAAAAGGGTAAAAAAGAAAACATATTTGCCAAACCTACAAACCGGCAAAAGTCAATATAGTGATGTGATTATTGTCGGCGTGCCGCTTGAGATGGCAGATGGAAAACGGGGCGCGGTATTTATTTACCAATCGTTGCGGGCAATTGAAGATACGACAGAACAAACAAAAAAATTAATTTTTCTTGCGGCATTTATCGCGATTGTGTTGACAACCTTCTTCGCATTTTTCTTATCGACCCGCGTTACCGCGCCGCTGCGGAAAATGCGGCAGGCGGCGTTTGAAGTGGCGCGCGGCAAATTTGATACAAAAGTGCCGATTTTGACGCACGATGAAATCGGTGAATTGGCGATGGCGTTCAACCAGATGGGGAGACGGCTGCAGTTTAATATCAACGCCTTAAACCAGGAAAAAGAACAGCTGACAAGCATTTTAAGCAGCATGGCCGACGGTGTCATCACCTTTAACCGCGAAGGAGAAATATTAATTACGAATCCGCCGGCAGAACGGTTTTTGCAAGCGTGGTATTTTGAGCAAGGAAACGACGCGGAAACGATGGCACCGCTGCCGCCGCAAGCAAAAGAGCTGTTTGTCCGCGTCGTCCGCGAGGAAAAAGAGCAGTCGATCGAATTGACGCTCCAAGGACGGACATGGGTCATTTTAATGACCCCGCTTTACAGCAAGACAACTGTGCGCGGTGCGGTGGCGGTGCTTCGTGATATGACAGAAGAACGCCGTTTAGACAAGCTGCGAAAAGACTTCATCGCCAACGTTTCCCATGAGCTGCGCACGCCGATTGCGATGCTTCAGGGATACAGCGAAGCGATTATCGACGATATTGCCGCCACCGACGAAGAAAAAAAAGAAATGGCAAAAGTCATTTACGACGAGTCGCTTCGCATGGGCCGCCTTGTCAACGACTTATTGGATTTGGCGCGCATGGAAGCAGGCCACATTACATTAAACTACGAAACCGTTCAGCTCGCCCCGTATATTGGGCGGATTATTCGCAAATTCCAAGGGTTAGCGAAAGAAAAGCAAATTGATTTGTCGGCGGAGTGTAAAAATGAGGATATTAAAATTGCGATTGACCCAGACCGAATTGAGCAAGTTTTGACGAATTTAATTGATAACGCGATTCGTCATACGGATAAAAACGGAATGGTCAAGATCATCGCCGAACGGAGCGGTGACGGTGTCACGATTCATGTGCAAGATTCCGGCTCCGGCATCCCGGAAGAAGATTTGCCGTTTGTGTTTGAGCGCTTCTACAAAGCGGATAAGGCGCGTACGCGCGGCCGTTCGGGGACAGGATTAGGCCTTGCGATCGCGAAAAATATCGTCGAGGCGCATAAAGGGACGATTTCCGTTCATAGCAAGCTTCATGAAGGCACGACGTTTACGTTTTATTTGCCAAACGGCCCGCATGAAGCGTAA
- the resA gene encoding thiol-disulfide oxidoreductase ResA, translated as MKKQQRLIMRTVILLLLLAAVGYTIYANFFTEKTHVTVGSTAPDFVLTDLHGKKHRLSDYRGKGVFLNFWGTWCKPCEREMPYINEQYGIYKNKGVEVLAVNVGETQLSVQKFADRFGLTFPIMIDNEDQVMNAYEVDQLPATFLIDKNGKVKKIITGTMTEEMVKQYMESIKP; from the coding sequence ATGAAAAAACAACAACGGCTTATCATGCGAACGGTAATTTTATTGCTGTTACTAGCGGCGGTAGGGTATACGATTTACGCGAACTTCTTTACAGAAAAAACTCATGTCACTGTCGGTTCGACGGCGCCGGATTTTGTTTTGACTGATTTACATGGAAAAAAACATCGCTTGTCTGACTATCGAGGCAAAGGCGTATTTTTAAACTTCTGGGGAACATGGTGCAAGCCGTGCGAACGGGAAATGCCGTACATCAACGAACAGTATGGCATCTATAAAAACAAAGGAGTCGAAGTGCTCGCGGTCAACGTCGGCGAGACGCAACTGAGCGTGCAAAAATTTGCCGATCGTTTTGGTCTGACGTTTCCGATTATGATTGACAATGAAGATCAAGTGATGAACGCTTATGAGGTTGACCAGTTGCCGGCCACGTTTTTGATCGATAAAAACGGCAAGGTAAAAAAAATCATCACTGGAACGATGACAGAAGAAATGGTCAAACAATATATGGAAAGCATTAAACCGTAA